The nucleotide window CGTAATCGCCGATCGAGACCTCCTCGAGCCTCCGCGCGTCGATCACCCGCTGGTCGATGCCTTCGAACCGGCCGCAGACGATCAGCGGCCCGGGGCCGGCGGCGAGCTCGGCAACCCGACTTTGCGTCAACGGCCGGCCGCGGGGGCTCATGACGAGGCGCGGGCGGTCCGCCGCAGCCTCCACAGCATCGATCGCGGCCGCCAGCACGTCGGCGCGCAGCACCATGCCGGGGCCACCGCCCGCCGGAGTGTCGTCGACGCTGCGGTGCCGGTCGGTGGCCGAGTCCCGGATATCGCGCGCCTCCAGGCCCCACAGCCCGGACGCCAGCGCCCGCCCCGCCAGGCTGACGCCGAGCGGGCCGGGAAACATCTCCGGAAACAGGGTGAGGACGGTGGTGCGCCAGGTCATGATCTCGGCAATGCGTCGTCGTGGCCGGGCTCGTCCCGGCCATCCACGACTCTGCAGCATAGCGACGAACACAGACGTGGATGCCCGGGACAAGCCGGGCATGACGGCTGTGACTGGAGGCTCACGCCTCCGGATGGTTCGGCGTGTCGCCTTCGATCTCGTTCGGCGGCTCGATCACCACCTGGCCGGCGGCGAGGTCGACGGTCGGCACCACGGCGTTGGTGAACGGCAGCAGCAGCGTCGGACCTGACGGCGGCGCGATTTCGATGATGTCGCCGGCGCCGAAATTATGGATCGCCACCACCTTGCCGAGCGGATCGCCCGTCGTGGTGACCGCGGCGAGCCCGATCAGGTCGGCGTGGTAATACTCGTCGGCCTCGGTCGGCGGCAGCTTGTCACGCGCCACATAGAGCTCGACGCCGTTGAGCCGTTCGGCCTCGTCACGCGTGGTGACGCCTTTCAGCGTCACCACCAGATGGCTCTTGGCCTCGCGCGCGCTCGCGATCTCGAACTGGCGCGCGCCGTCCTTGGTCAGAAGCGGACCGTAGTCGCTGACGGCGAACGGATCGGCGGTGAAGCTCCACAGCCGCACCGCACCGCGCACGCCATGCGGCGCGCCGATCCGGGCGACGCAGACTTGCCGGGCGACGCAGGTGAGCCCGGACGGCATCAGCCGCCCCGCTTACTTGCCGTCGGCGGCCTTGCGCTCCTTGCGCGGCACCGCCTTCTCGGGGTTGTTGCGGGCTTCACGCTTGCGGACACCGGCGGTGTCGAGGAAGCGGGCCACGCGGTCCGACGGCTGCGCGCCCTTGGCGAGCCAGTCCTTGACCTTGTCGAGGTCGAGCTTGAGGCGGGCTTCGTTGTCCTTCGCCATCAGCGGGTTGAAGTAGCCG belongs to Rhodopseudomonas palustris and includes:
- the trmD gene encoding tRNA (guanosine(37)-N1)-methyltransferase TrmD, translated to MTWRTTVLTLFPEMFPGPLGVSLAGRALASGLWGLEARDIRDSATDRHRSVDDTPAGGGPGMVLRADVLAAAIDAVEAAADRPRLVMSPRGRPLTQSRVAELAAGPGPLIVCGRFEGIDQRVIDARRLEEVSIGDYVLSGGEIAAMALIDACVRLLPGVMGKLESSTDESFSAGLLEYPQYTRPQSFEGRPIPEVLLSGDHAKVAAWRLGEAEALTRARRPDLWAARPAQTIRAKGESQKTPKNKTDG
- the rimM gene encoding ribosome maturation factor RimM (Essential for efficient processing of 16S rRNA); the protein is MPSGLTCVARQVCVARIGAPHGVRGAVRLWSFTADPFAVSDYGPLLTKDGARQFEIASAREAKSHLVVTLKGVTTRDEAERLNGVELYVARDKLPPTEADEYYHADLIGLAAVTTTGDPLGKVVAIHNFGAGDIIEIAPPSGPTLLLPFTNAVVPTVDLAAGQVVIEPPNEIEGDTPNHPEA
- the rpsP gene encoding 30S ribosomal protein S16 → MSVVIRLARAGTKKRPFYHVVVADSRFPRDGRFIERLGYFNPLMAKDNEARLKLDLDKVKDWLAKGAQPSDRVARFLDTAGVRKREARNNPEKAVPRKERKAADGK